One region of Eupeodes corollae chromosome 1, idEupCoro1.1, whole genome shotgun sequence genomic DNA includes:
- the LOC129941475 gene encoding uncharacterized protein LOC129941475, whose amino-acid sequence MLLISNNKNKCSTYFSFVTGFRGSRKLKVGEYSFTRNKSSGAKTYWSCARAGIHKCKARVVTIDEETRHDVVIKCGFHNHAPF is encoded by the exons ATGTTAttaatatcaaataataaaaataaat GTTCAACGTATTTCTCATTTGTAACCGGATTCCGTGGAAGTCGAAAACTAAAGGTTGGCGAATATAGTTTTACCCGAAATAAATCATCTGGGGCTAAGACTTATTGGTCTTGTGCCCGGGCAGGTATCCACAAATGTAAAGCGAGAGTAGTGACAATCGACGAAGAGACACGACACGATGTCGTTATTAAATGCGGTTTTCATAATCATgcacctttttaa
- the LOC129941490 gene encoding uncharacterized protein LOC129941490 gives ICFSEKFCSPISALSAGGPVFVVSKYGTKQLILKQHTFNRHVSRDDVTYWRCSQFAVLRCRARIKTKLDILTVLNGEHNHEVITRARKYGSLKIKTEPHATM, from the coding sequence atttgtttttcagaaaaattctgTTCGCCAATAAGTGCTCTGAGTGCTGGCGGCCCAGTTTTTGTTGTCAGCAAATATGGAACGAAGCAGTTGATTTTGAAACAACACACTTTCAATCGCCATGTTAGCCGAGATGATGTGACATACTGGCGTTGCAGTCAATTTGCAGTTCTTCGTTGTCGAGCAAGAATCAAGACCAAATTAGACATACTGACAGTTCTAAATGGTGAACATAATCATGAAGTCATTACAAGGGCTCGAAAATATGGTTCTTTAAAGATTAAAACTGAACCCCATGCAACCATGTAA
- the LOC129943312 gene encoding uncharacterized protein LOC129943312 isoform X1: MTIKLVYPTSTWIYSAQMGYLRNQKQGFNLIFDGYMYKKEASFRSTINWICSDGNGKRLSENKCLARCITKWEGGIKLGKNLHNHPRKFNTLPASVISPKSFQQQCKAAGF, from the coding sequence TCTATCCCACTAGCACCTGGATTTATAGCGCTCAAATGGGTTATCTTCGCAACCAAAAACAGggcttcaatttgatttttgacgGTTATATGTACAAAAAAGAAGCCAGTTTTCGTTCAACAATTAATTGGATATGTTCGGATGGAAACGGTAAACGACTTTCAGAAAATAAATGCTTAGCAAGGTGTATTACCAAATGGGAAGGTGGCATCAAGTTAGGAAAAAATCTCCACAACCATCCAAGAAAGTTTAACACTTTACCAGCAAGCGTTATTTCTCCAAAATCATTTCAGCAACAATGCAAAGCTGCAGGattctaa
- the LOC129943312 gene encoding uncharacterized protein LOC129943312 isoform X2 gives MGYLRNQKQGFNLIFDGYMYKKEASFRSTINWICSDGNGKRLSENKCLARCITKWEGGIKLGKNLHNHPRKFNTLPASVISPKSFQQQCKAAGF, from the coding sequence ATGGGTTATCTTCGCAACCAAAAACAGggcttcaatttgatttttgacgGTTATATGTACAAAAAAGAAGCCAGTTTTCGTTCAACAATTAATTGGATATGTTCGGATGGAAACGGTAAACGACTTTCAGAAAATAAATGCTTAGCAAGGTGTATTACCAAATGGGAAGGTGGCATCAAGTTAGGAAAAAATCTCCACAACCATCCAAGAAAGTTTAACACTTTACCAGCAAGCGTTATTTCTCCAAAATCATTTCAGCAACAATGCAAAGCTGCAGGattctaa